One segment of Chelmon rostratus isolate fCheRos1 chromosome 17, fCheRos1.pri, whole genome shotgun sequence DNA contains the following:
- the LOC121621150 gene encoding cytochrome c oxidase assembly factor 3 homolog, mitochondrial: protein MAEEGGKVAAKAPLTAAEKQLLRRRQELDYWKKNAERIRGRNLMTGLAIGAFVVGMFSYTILSVKQERIMDELDDEAKIHIIRGPRTGANS, encoded by the exons ATggcagaggaaggaggcaaGGTAGCCGCGAAAGCTCCACTGACAGCGGCAGAAAAACAGCTTCTCCGGCGCCGACAGGAGCTCGACTACTGGAAGAAGAATGCGGAGCGGATCCGCGGCCGGAACCTGATGACCGGCCTCGCCATCGGTGCGTTCGTGGTCGGCATGT TTAGCTACACCATCCTGTCCGTCAAACAGGAGAGAATCATGGATGAGCTGGATGATGAAGCCAAGATCCACATCATCAGAGGGCCGCGGACCGGCGCCAACTCCTGA
- the b4galnt2.2 gene encoding beta-1,4 N-acetylgalactosaminyltransferase 2 — MAAFNRPAVQVAFVMCVIILLTSYFMIYHNCSGEFPTTQKLRSTPSNHPASHAPCTCPSGSVLLKNHLPKDQYEELVQRRAKELRQHKARTTSLLSGLLFALPNCPLAHPVQGFTVRPLTSTLIPGLALHAEQRSSYKVSLNVSKGILTTETSPEGVTIQGDGKMGLTMESSSLVILNNLLAKVSYTSTVYHIHTGDLATFKFENYEAVFPITIKQPHMPVLYDMGTDISSHVTITTKTFLRYAKLKLLLNSIRRFYSDVEVIIADDNFEPEPITGAHIQHYIMPPAKGWFAGRNLAVSQVTTKYFLWVDDDFVFTEKTKIEKLVEVMEAVPELDVLGGSVQGNQFYFSLHYEEGQEMDGGCLYRTSNRKFHSLPGYPQCFLVSGVVNFFLARTDAVQRVGFDPKLQRVAHSEFFMDGLGSLLVASCDHVSIGHQSRTADDESETRYRQFRKPAKSDQEFKLQLHFFKNHLKCVKYG; from the exons ATGGCTGCATTTAACAGACCAGCAGTTCAGGTGGCATTTGTCATGTGTGTGATCATCCTGTTAACATCCTATTTTATGATATACCACAACTGTTCTGGAGAGTTTCCCACTACACAAAAACTGAG GTCGACGCCATCCAATCATCCTGCCTCGCATGCTCCGTGCACCTGTCCTTCTGGATCAGTGCTCCTCAAAAATCACCTCCCAAAAGATCAGTACGAGGAGCTGGTGCAACGCCGAGCTAAGGAGCTCCGACAACACAAAGCCAG GACGACTTCTTTATTATCCggcctgctgtttgctttgccAAATTGTCCTCTGGCACACCCTGTCCAGGGTTTTACGGtgcgacctttgacctccactTTGATACCAG GTTTAGCGCTGCATGCAGAACAAAGAAGTAGCTACAAG GTGTCCTTGAATGTGTCCAAAGGCATCCTGACCACAGAGACTTCACCTGAAGGGGTGACGATCCAAG GTGATGGTAAAATGGGCTTAACCATGGAATCGAGCAGCCTGGTGATCCTGAACAACCTGCTAGCTAAAGTGTCCTATACCAGCACTGTGTACCACATACACACTGGAGACCTCG CAACCTTCAAGTTTGAGAACTATGAAGCTGTGTTTCCCATTACCATCAAACAGCCACACATGCCAGTGCTGTACGACATGGGAACAG ATATCAGCTCTCACGTCACCATCACTACGAAGACTTTCCTACGCTATGCAAAACTCAAACTGTTGTTGAACAGCATCCGCCGTTTCTATAGCGACGTCGAAGTCATCATTGCTGATGACAACTTTGAACCAGAGCCCATCACTGGAGCCCACATCCAGCACTACATCATGCCTCCAGCAAag GGCTGGTTTGCTGGCAGGAATTTGGCTGTCTCCCAGGTAACCACCAAGTACTTCCTGTGGGTGGACGACGACTTTGTGTTTACGGAGAAGACGAAGATAGagaagctggtggaggtgatggaggcaGTCCCTGAACTGGATGTG CTGGGAGGGTCAGTACAAGGGAACCAGTTTTACTTCTCTCTCCACTATGAGGAAGGACAGGAAATGGATGGTGGCTGCCTGTACCGGACGTCCAACAGGAAATTCCACTCACTTCCTGGTTACCCACAGTGCTTTCTGGTCAGCGGGGTGGTCAACTTCTTCCTGGCTCGCACAGATGCCGTGCAGAGGGTGGGATTTGACCCTAAGCTCCAGAGGGTAGCGCACTCAG AATTCTTCATGGACGGCCTGGGATCCTTGCTGGTTGCCAGCTGTGACCACGTGTCCATTGGCCATCAGTCCAGGACAGCCGATGACGAGAGTGAGACTCGCTACAGACAGTTCAGAAAACCTGCAAAGAGTGACCAGGAgttcaaactgcagcttcacttcTTCAAAAACCACCTAAAGTGTGTCAAATATGGATAG